The nucleotide sequence AATGTGTTCTGGCTGACATGAGGCGTGGGCTTGAAGGGCGTCTGGTAGCATAGGAGGCTAATGGTAGAAACGCCCAGGCCAATCAGATATAGATTCGACGCCTTGATGTCGTTCTTACGAATCGTGACTGCCATATCAGTTCACCCCGTTATGCTCGCCCTCAGTAACCCCAGCAGCAGAACGGCGGGTGAGTGTATCCCGGAACATAAAAAAGGCAACGCTGAGCATGAGGGCAAGGCCAAACCAGTTGCGGCTCGCAACCCAGAAGCTCTGGTGCAGCAGGGCAGAGGCGGATCTACCGAAGTAGTAAAGGATATAGGTCAGAAATAACCCATAGAGCACCTTCGTCCACGTCTTGCCGGCGCGGATACTGAAGCCGACGGTAATAAACAGGACGACTTCTGCCAGGCACATAAGCACAATGCCCGCAATGAATCCGTAGCCCAGGTTTGGGTGCTTGGCTGGGCCGAGTGGCTGGGGCACCAGCATATAAATTGCAGGCACCGCATAGACAGCCACTGCTACAAAATAGAGCGCAGCAGCTATATAATTGTTGTTGCGTAAGGATAGGGGCATTGATGATATCAAGATTACTTACTTAACTGCATCTACTGCAACTAGCTGATTAGCTTCTTTTCCCCGAGCTGGGATTCTAGCCTTTCCACCTCATAGCGTAGCGCCTTTTCTTGAAGTCCGCAATTGCTGCGCTGCTGCGGGAGCGAGGCTACGCCTGTACCCATATTTTTGACCCCACCGGAGCCGTGTCGGTGCGCGGCCCCCGCGTTGGCCCCGGGTAGGAGCCGCTGTGTGAGGCGCACTACCAGCTCGTGCCCGCCCACTGGGGGCCTTGCCCACTACCGAAGCCTGCTTCCTTATTCGGGAGCCGGGCCAATGCGCCGCCGCACTCGCCGCTTGGGAGCAGCTGCTTCCGCTGACTCCAGTGGTGGCGCCTGCGGTGCCTGTGGCGGCTGCCAGAGCTGATGCAGCAGCAGCAGGCCTTCGAGCAGCAGTAGGCGCTCCTCTTCCCAGCTGCGGTGCGTGTGGGGCGAGGGAGCCAGCAGCTCCAGCAGCTCGTCGGCCCGGTAGGGCACGTGCGGCTCCTGCGGCAGATAGGTAAACAGAAACACGCGGGCCTGCTCCAGCACACTGTCGCGGCCAGCATTCCCGGTGTCGGAGGCCTCAGCCAGCTGCTGGCCCAGGGTACTCAGATGAGAAGCAAGCTCGTCAGCAGTCATCGGCAAACACATACATACGCGTTTCAAATCTAGTCTTTTTCCCCGTTCTCATGATGGAAAAACAGAAATACTATGCCCTGCTCTCCCTTGTGTGCGAGATACTGCCGCACTACGCCGTTGCTCGGGCCATCTGGGCCGGCTACGGGCAGCGGTACGCCTCGGCCGCCACGCGTCTGGGCCACGTCAAACAAGGCAGGTGGCCCACCTGCCCGACCTAGTCGCGCTGGTGGAGGCCTCCACCAGCGCGAGTTCCTGATTCCGGACGCGTTGCGCCCCGAGAGCACGGCCGTGCAAGCGCCTTCGCTGCCCGCCTAACGCCCCCGTCAATTGAAACGCAGCACAGACACGGACGCCGGTCGCCGCCGATGATGCTCGCCCTGCGGGCTGCCAGGGCTGGCCAGCCTAGAGCAGTTGCACGGCCTTGCCCAGCATGTAGGCATACTGCTGTCGGTCGGCGGCCGTCAGCAGGGCTGGGCTGTCCGGGCCCAGCAGCCGCTCCTGCACGCTCAGCAGGTAGGCGCGGCACTGCGCAACGGCGCTCAGCTCGGGGGCCAGCAGCGACTGCGCCAGCAAGGTGGTTAGCACGTGAATCCACTCGGCGTGCAATTCCAGCAGCCGAGCCGTGGGGGTGGGATACAACAGCACCTCAATCATCTGCTGCTGTATGGTCTTGATTTCCTGTGTTGTAGGCATCAAAAAAATATAGGGGTGAAGCTGATTCTGCCGGGGTTATCCGGCGGTCAATACCTATAGCTTCAACCGGCAAAATGTGCCCATACGTTCCCCAAAAGGCTTTTTTGTGTAGCCGCTCACTCCCAGTTACATACCTCCGGCGCCCGACGCTCGCCCTCTTTATTTGAGAAGTCGTTCACCTTTTCTTCCTATATCCTTATGCACCTCAACTCCGCCCCCACGCCGCCGGCCCGCCGCCCGTGCCTGCGTGATCTGGCCACGCTTACGGCCACGCTGCTGCCCCGGCTCTGGTGACGCTCGCTTCGTTGCCGGAGTTCGAGCGCCGCTGCCACGAAATCAACACCACCCACCCACAGTACCGCGAGGAAACGCCGCTGGTGGTGGCCTACGAGTACCGTATCCACGACCAACTCAGCGGCGCGTTGCGCCTGGCCGGCCCGCTGGCGGCCGGCAGCTCGCTGCTCGTGGACGCGCAACTGGCCTCCTGCGCAAGAAAAGGGCTTCGACACCCTCGTTTCACTCACCGATACCCACACCCCAGCTCATCTTAGGCTACACAAACCAGCGCGCCACCTGACAGGTACGTCAGCGGCACCATGCCGCCGGCCATGCGCGCGGCGTAGTAGGAGGAGGGAGGCCTAGCGCAGCAAGTGCTGCTGGTGCCTACGCTGCCGGCCGGCATCCGCGAAATCGACCTCTCCGACTGCCGTCGCGAGTTTCAGCTGCTGCTGCCGCTGGCTGCCTGATGCCCATGCCACGCACTATTCTACGCTACGGCCCGGGTCTGCCGCGGCCCTGTTGGTTGCCCTCAAGAGCGCTGGCGCCCCCGTGCCGGGACCGGCAGCCCGGCTCCGGGCAGCAGGCTGGGCGGGGTCTGGAGCTCTTCCAGCAGGCTCAGCGCCTGCCGGGCCTCGCTGAGTTGCAGCTCGCGGCTGCGGGCCGGAAAACTAGCCGGAGCCAGTAGCTGCCGCACACTGGCCTCCACGCGCGGGGCCAGCGTCGGGGCGCCGGCCAGCAGCACCCACTGCGGTACCTGCTGCAGGTACAGCAGCAGCTCGCGGCGAATGGTAAAGAGGATGGTCGGGCCGAAGTCGCCGGACTCGGCGCTGGTGTCGAGCTCGGCGCGCAGCTGCTGCAGGCGAAGAAGGGTAGTGGTCATGGCAGGGGAATATGCCGGCCTCTACGCCCGGGCATCAGCCCTGGTTGCCATTTTAAGGCCGTTTTAAGGTCGTCAGCACTATATATCCCGTCCTCTTCGTCCTAGCTGCCGGCCGCCGTTGCCGCACTTGTTTCACCGCCCGCTGCCGCTGCGGGCATCAGCCAACAACATGCATGCGAATCCCCCCATGTTTTCTCTCGCTCTGGCGCCATGGACTCGAGCAGCAGCAAGGCCTGGCAGGCCTGCTGCCGCCGCTGTGTCAGCGGCTGGCCGGTGGCAGGGTGAGCAAAGGCATCGAGCAGGAAGAAGTATTCTTGCAGCTGGGTGGGCGAGGCCACTACCAGCCGGTAGGTTTCCAGGCCTCCGAGCGTATCGCTGAGCGTGTGTTCGAGGTCGGCGAGCCAGCGCTCATTTGGGGCTGGGGTGTGAAGCCCGGCGCGCAGGGCGTCGAGTTGAGAGAGCAGGTGGAGCAGATGCATACAGGTGCGGTAGGAGGTAAAAGAGCATACCGGAATTTATATATAATTCCGCTAATGTCACTGGCTATTCATCGAGTGCCAGCGCTCTTTCATCGACTAAAACGCCGAAGCAGCCCGCAAAGTACGCACCGGCCGGCAACCGGCCCCAATCATACTATCTGCCGCCACTTCCAGCCGCCCCAACGGCCACATTGCTATCCGCGGCCTTACCCTCTTCTCCCCGCCATGAGTCCTGATCATTCGGTTGGCCGTAGTGTTCGGCACGGAGTACACCACCGAGTATGTGGGCAAGGTGCTGGGCCACGAGGTGACCGAAGCTGAGCTGGGCCGCAAGTTCTCCATCAAGGGCGAGAAAATTACGGACGAGGCGCTGGGCAAGAATAAGGCGGCCCTCAAGCACCTAATCGAATCCAGAAGCGGCCCGCTCGTGCCCATCGACAAGACCTAGGGAAAGTATACGTTCCAGTATTTCTCACTGAGCGTTAACGACTGGTCCTATGGACTTATCGAAGTTGAGCCATTTCAGCGGCCTAGAAGGGGCCGACAACACGCCGGGTCTGCTGGGTTACGTGCTATGGGCCAGAACTAGCTGGTTTACCAACTTTACCAAGGCCCCGGCCTACGTGGGCGAGGCCCCGCCGGCCGTCATCGCCACCGCCCATGCCTTTCAGCAGGGCAAGGGCTACGCCAAGGGCGTGCAGATCTACGCCGGCGACGTCATCGAAAAGCCTGCCACCTAAGCAATGGAGCAGCCATCCTTGCCCCAGCTACTGCCGGAAGTCGCGGAGGAATAGCTAACATAACGCCCTGTGTTATCGAGGTCCAGCGACTACGGCGCAAAATCGACTTTCGCTGGCTCACGCTGGCGGAGGCCGATGAGCTGGCGAAGGATCCGCTCTTCACCTACTTGGTCACTCGGGAAGCCTGGAAGCGCCGGCCGCCAGTAGGAAAACGAAATTAGGTTTGTGAGAGAAGCGATACGTGGGACGAAAATGCCTCAGGCTTTGGCTAGGGCGTTTATGCGTTTGATGCCGTCCTGGCACGTGCAATAGGCTCCAACTGGGGAGTTGGAGCCTGGGCGTTGGTTGTGGGGAAGGAGCGGGGTATTTGGTAAGAACGGGTATATGTTATGCGCTTACGCCGCAGTCTGCGTTGGGGCGGAAGAAGCAGGCAGGCCGCCGAGCAACATCAGGGCAACCAAGGGAAGGAGTGGAGAAGTAGCGTTCATGCAAGTAGGGCGCAGTAGAAGGGTACGATAAGGTCAGCAAGGTAGCGCCCCGGGGAGGCCTACTCAAGGACAATAGGATTGATTTTGTGACATTAACTTTTTGAATACTAAAAAGCATAATAGGAAGGTAGATAATAGAAAGCTAGCTTGTTTTGCGTCCGCTTCACCCGCGGTTGGCCATGGCAGTTTTGCGGAATACAAACCCCTAACTCACCTGCTGGCCATCGGCCCGGTGCCAGAGCCACCAACAGCTGCCCTACCACGAAGGGCGATAGCCCGGCGCCGGTGGGGGCCCGGGCTGATAGGCGAGTCGTCAGAAATGGCGGCACTGCTGTGCACGATGGGCGAGGGCCAGTGCCAGCAGGATGAGCGCACCGCCATCTGGGTCCGTGAACTGACCGTGACGTAGCAACTATACCACCTGGACCAGGCGTACAACATCTTCTAAGAAAGTGAACCAGCAAATCGGCGTGACTTGCTGATCAAGCGTTCAGATTAGGGCGTTATTCTGAACGGTTTTACTACCCACGCAAATGCCCCCGAAAAACCGCGTTTTGGGGGCGTTTGCGTGGGTACTCTGGTCACTTCTTACAGTGGTTTGTTTGGCAACTATGATCATTGCCTGCCCCATTCTTGGTTGCGCTCAATGAAGGCAACTACTCCTTCGGCTTTCGTCAGGTATACTGCTATGACCCGCGGCCGTGAGTTCCCTCCCAGATTGTCGTTAAAGAGCGTAAGCACGTTGGGATATAAACGCCCTGCAAATAAAATAGGGCCTATTGAGAGCCGTCTTTCTTCAACTTCGAGTATAGGAGCAGAAAAATTGTATGAACTCCATTGCAGGGTTGCGCTGAATGGCTCATAGGGGTTTGTAGCAGCGAGTACGAAGGTATTTGTTACTTCTGCCGATGCAGCAACCGAATCGGTGCGCACCAAGCGTACCTCAGTGTAGTCACGGGTATAGTCAGGGCACGAAGGTCCATTGGTCCCTAGGTTTCCCATACGCGGTACGTTCGGGTCGTGGGCTGCACTAGGTACGTGCGCTCGTAGCCTGCCTGCGGTGCTGCGGAAGCGTAGTACGTTCCCGGCTATGTAGGGCGCCGCCCAAGCGCGTTGCGCTTCCGACAAGGAAAAAGATGGTGCCTCATCACAGTCATTGCTGCATGCTGGTAGCAGAGTTAGTGCACTCAAGCAAAGCACAGGTAGTGATGGCAACCGTTGGGAGCTTGTTGCGGATCGGGTAAATATCGAATGCATGGAGAGCAGGATAATGATTGTATGATGAAGAGGGTATCAGTAAGCACCCACTGGACAGTGTTTTTGTAGCTTTGAGCCTACCATCTGCGACATGCCGTACTCTGCTCACCATCCTGTTTACTTTGAGAATGCCGTTGGGCGCATTCTGGAACATCCCGAAGGTTATGCCTGGGTGATATATAAGGATACGCGCCGGGGGATAACGGAATTCCGTGCCCTGCTCACGCACCTCGGTCAGCTACTGCTGCGCCGCGGGTGGAGCCGCATTCTGGTAGATATGCATCTGATTCAGCCGTTGTCGGAGCCAGAGAAGCAGTTTCTGGTAGACGAATGGTACTCCCGTAAAATTGCCCGTCCGGAGCACGTCTGCGTGGCCTACCTGGCGGCGCAGGATGCTGTTTCCCGGCTCTCCATTCATCAGATTCAGGCGGAGGCCCGCAAGGAAAACACGTCGGATGCGTTTCAGACGCTAGCGGAGGCACAGGCATATCTACTTACCTGTCCCCTCTAAAGGTATCTGCTTATGAGAGATGCCATCTATGCTCGCATGAGTACCCGCGACAAGGGCCAGGACAACGAGAGCCAGCTGCGTGCCTTCGCCAAGCGGCTGGGCTACACGGTATATAAAGAGTACCTCGACACTGAATCAGGTGGCAAGACCGAGCGGCCTCAGTTTCAGTAACTCTTCACGGATGCGTACCAGCGCCGCTTCGACGTGGTACTGTTCTGGGCGCTGGACCGGTTTAGCCGCGAAGGCACTATTGAAACGCTCCATCACCTGCAGCGACTCTCGCACGCGGGCGTGTAGTTCAAAAGTTAATCCGAGCAGTACTTGGACTCGACCGGTATGTTCAAGGAGGCCATTATCAGCATCCTGGCCATCATTGCCAATCAGGAGCGAGTGCTGCGGCTGGAGGCCA is from Hymenobacter yonginensis and encodes:
- a CDS encoding recombinase family protein: MRDAIYARMSTRDKGQDNESQLRAFAKRLGYTVYKEYLDTESGGKTERPQFQ